A DNA window from Babylonia areolata isolate BAREFJ2019XMU chromosome 28, ASM4173473v1, whole genome shotgun sequence contains the following coding sequences:
- the LOC143301934 gene encoding phospholipase A and acyltransferase 4-like gives MAARKRANRALLDELEPGDLIEIKRGTYSHYAVYAGHKRVVHLVGIRASIIRRHLNGSFSIGGERFNRAEVKEEDFWKVVGKSVARKNNYLDEKYHPLPGHQVVAIARSHIGPAEYDVLFNNCEHFATKCRYFQSVSRQAESFIERCSKVVLGVARAVAIFFGGLRLFAISRRN, from the exons ATGGCAGCAAGGAAACGGGCGAACAGAGCACTTCTGGATGAACTTGAGCCAGGGGACCTTATCGAGATTAAAAGAGGAACGTACTCACATTATGCAGTGTACGCAG gccATAAGAGAGTGGTACACCTGGTTGGGATCAGAGCCAGCATCATCAGGAGGCATCTCAACGGATCCTTCAGTATCGGTGGTGAGCGTTTCAACAGAGCGGAGGTCAAGGAGGAGGATTTCTGGAAAGTTGTGGGAAAGTCGGTAGCCAGGAAGAACAACTACCTTGATGAAAAATATCA CCCTCTCCCAGGGCACCAGGTTGTCGCAATCGCCCGGTCACACATCGGCCCAGCTGAGTACGACGTGCTGTTTAACAACTGTGAGCATTTCGCCACCAAATGTCGCTATTTTCAGAGTGTTAGTCGTCAGGCAGAGTCTTTCATTGAAAGGTGTAGCAAGGTTGTACTCGGAGTAGCCAGAGCAGTTGCGATTTTTTTCGGGGGTTTGAGGCTGTTCGCAATTAGTAGAAGAAATTGA